The Candidatus Acetothermia bacterium genome has a segment encoding these proteins:
- the mutM gene encoding bifunctional DNA-formamidopyrimidine glycosylase/DNA-(apurinic or apyrimidinic site) lyase yields MPELPEVETMVQGLRPVVEGKTLLAVEAHDPKLAHVRPALDLPVEVRALARRGKYALFDLGDRLLVIHLRMSGRLAWGASAPEGRVRLALRFPDGEVYLVDPRRLGTAEVVREFKGDLGPEPFGDLSWLPTALKGSRMPIKLWLMDQRKIAGIGNIYAAEILFRAGIDPRRPAGGLEPAEARRLTNAIPEVLQAALAEAGTTLPDGVYQGPNGEPGGFAVELSVYGREGEPCPTCGTPIQRVILGGRGTYFCPCCQR; encoded by the coding sequence ATGCCCGAGCTCCCTGAGGTGGAGACGATGGTCCAGGGGCTGCGGCCCGTGGTGGAGGGGAAGACCCTCCTCGCCGTGGAGGCCCACGACCCGAAGCTCGCCCACGTCCGGCCCGCCCTCGATCTCCCGGTCGAGGTGCGAGCCCTCGCCCGGCGGGGGAAGTACGCCCTGTTCGACCTCGGGGACCGGCTGCTCGTGATCCACCTGCGCATGTCTGGGCGCCTGGCGTGGGGCGCGTCCGCGCCGGAGGGGCGGGTGCGCCTGGCCCTGCGGTTTCCGGATGGGGAGGTGTACCTCGTGGATCCGCGGCGCCTGGGTACAGCTGAGGTGGTGCGGGAGTTCAAGGGAGACCTCGGCCCGGAGCCGTTCGGGGATTTGTCCTGGCTTCCCACAGCGCTCAAGGGGAGCCGGATGCCGATCAAGCTCTGGCTCATGGACCAGCGGAAGATCGCGGGGATCGGGAACATCTACGCAGCGGAGATCCTGTTCCGGGCGGGGATCGACCCCCGCCGGCCGGCGGGCGGGCTCGAGCCCGCCGAGGCCAGGCGCCTTACGAACGCGATCCCGGAGGTGCTCCAGGCGGCCCTGGCCGAGGCCGGGACGACGCTTCCCGATGGGGTCTACCAGGGGCCGAACGGGGAGCCGGGCGGGTTCGCGGTTGAGCTCTCCGTGTACGGCCGGGAGGGGGAGCCGTGCCCGACCTGTGGGACCCCGATCCAGCGGGTGATCCTCGGCGGCCGCGGCACCTACTTCTGCCCCTGCTGCCAGCGTTAG
- a CDS encoding amidohydrolase has translation MAAELILHGGSILGGEAGADAVAVRCGHIAAVGRSEEILRLRGPATRVIPLHGRALLPGFFDAHTHFVRVGLERTFYVDLGSARSLSEAVDRLREAAKARPGEWVVGRGWDESRWPERRYLERGDLDRAVPRQPCCAVRVDGHLVACNTLALARCPRPEGEFVDRDRGHLWEEAAWELTSAVRPERETLVEAVAAACQYAASLGVTAVADMAGAADLPVYQIAERRGLLRTRTFLYLPLEQLPALQALGVRTGFGSPLLRVMGVKAFVDGSIGARTAALQDPYRGEMGHGRVLLGRAELAQRWKRAMDAGLQVAIHAIGDRAVEEVLAAARLSAVGAHDRHRVEHLELATPEQLDRMSGLGLIASMQPNFVAQWSGPGKMYEERLGPERDARIDPHAWVVERGIPLAFGSDGMPMGPLYGIGAVLDPPHPVQRLPLEAALRAYTHGAAYAAFAEGGLGSIAPGQWADLVVLSADPQTSPWSGIRVDMTFLAGEPVFKGAAS, from the coding sequence ATGGCGGCCGAGCTGATCTTACACGGGGGATCGATCCTCGGTGGGGAGGCAGGGGCGGATGCGGTGGCCGTCCGCTGCGGGCACATCGCCGCGGTGGGGCGGAGCGAAGAGATCCTACGCCTGCGCGGCCCGGCCACGCGGGTCATCCCCCTGCACGGGCGGGCCCTTCTCCCCGGGTTCTTCGATGCCCACACCCATTTCGTCCGGGTGGGCTTGGAACGCACGTTCTACGTGGACCTTGGTTCCGCCCGGTCGCTTTCCGAGGCCGTGGACCGGTTGCGGGAGGCGGCCAAGGCCCGCCCCGGGGAGTGGGTGGTGGGCCGCGGCTGGGACGAATCGCGGTGGCCGGAGCGCCGGTACCTGGAACGGGGCGACCTCGACCGGGCCGTGCCGCGCCAACCTTGCTGCGCGGTGCGGGTGGACGGGCACCTGGTGGCCTGCAACACCTTGGCCCTCGCCCGCTGCCCCCGGCCGGAAGGGGAGTTCGTGGACCGGGACCGGGGGCATCTGTGGGAGGAGGCAGCGTGGGAGCTCACCTCTGCGGTGCGGCCGGAGCGGGAGACGTTGGTGGAGGCGGTGGCCGCTGCGTGTCAATACGCCGCGTCCCTGGGGGTGACTGCGGTGGCGGACATGGCGGGCGCCGCCGATCTCCCCGTGTACCAGATCGCCGAGCGGCGCGGGCTCTTGCGGACGCGGACGTTCCTGTACCTGCCGCTCGAGCAGCTCCCGGCCCTGCAGGCGCTCGGGGTGCGCACCGGGTTCGGCTCGCCGCTGCTGCGGGTGATGGGGGTGAAGGCGTTCGTCGACGGGTCGATCGGCGCCCGCACCGCCGCCCTCCAGGACCCGTACCGGGGTGAGATGGGGCACGGGCGGGTGCTCCTGGGGCGGGCGGAGCTGGCCCAGCGGTGGAAGAGAGCGATGGACGCTGGGCTCCAGGTGGCGATCCACGCCATCGGCGACCGGGCGGTGGAGGAGGTGCTGGCTGCGGCGCGGTTGAGCGCGGTCGGCGCCCACGACCGCCATCGGGTCGAGCACCTGGAGCTGGCCACGCCGGAGCAACTGGACCGCATGAGCGGCCTGGGGCTGATCGCGTCTATGCAGCCCAACTTCGTGGCCCAGTGGTCCGGCCCGGGGAAGATGTACGAGGAGCGCCTGGGGCCGGAGCGCGACGCCCGGATCGACCCCCATGCCTGGGTGGTTGAGCGGGGGATTCCCCTCGCGTTCGGCTCCGACGGGATGCCGATGGGCCCCCTGTACGGCATCGGCGCGGTCCTCGACCCGCCCCATCCGGTGCAGCGGCTCCCGTTGGAAGCGGCCCTGCGCGCGTACACCCACGGGGCGGCGTATGCCGCGTTTGCCGAGGGGGGGCTGGGGAGCATCGCGCCCGGGCAGTGGGCGGACCTGGTGGTGCTGTCCGCCGACCCGCAGACTTCCCCGTGGTCGGGGATTCGCGTGGACATGACCTTCCTTGCTGGCGAGCCGGTGTTCAAGGGCGCGGCGTCCTAG